From Streptomyces yatensis, one genomic window encodes:
- a CDS encoding NAD-glutamate dehydrogenase: MQTKLDEAKAELLERAARVAENSPAGGKPVQGPGPETLTAYLQHYYLHTPPEDLADRDPVDVFGAALSHYRLAEVRPQGTANVRVHTPTVEEHGWTCSHSVVEVVTDDMPFLVDSVTNELTRQGRGIHVVIHPQVIVRRDITGKLIELLDVSPDGPARKKLPHDAVVESWIHVETDRETDRGDLKQITTDLLRVLSDVREAVEDWEKMRESALRLAEGLPDEPKAAEVREEEVEEARELLRWLADDHFTFIGFREYELTQVPTEAGGEEDVLTAVPGTGLGILRSDPQHKDSDESTHGGPGSPSFNRLPADARAKARERKLLVLTKANSRATVHRPSYLDYIGVKKFDAEGNVIGERRFLGLFSSAAYTESVRRVPVIRRKVVEVLAGAGFAPNSHDGRDLLQILETYPRDELFQTPVDQLRSIVTSVLYLQERRRLRLFLRQDEYGRYYSALVYLPRDRFTTDVRLRLTDILLEELSGRPPVDFTALHTESVLSRLHFVVRLQPGTELPDLTDADVERIENRLIEAARSWADGFSEALVSEVGEERAAELLRRYQHAFPEGYKADHTPRGAVADLQHLERLKDRGKEFGLSLYEPVGAAHAERRFKIYRAGAQISLSAVLPVLNTLGVEVVDERPYELRCSDKSTAWIYDFGLRLPLREGEALADDARERFQNAFAAVWTGRAESDNFNQLVLGAGLDWRQAMVLRAYAKYLRQAGSTFSQSYMEDTLRNNVHTTRLLVSLFEARMSPERQRAGVELTDALLEELDAALDQVASLDEDRILRSFLTLIKATLRTNHFQMNGDGKPHEYLSIKLDPQAVPDLPAPRPAYEIWVYSPRVEGVHLRFGKVARGGLRWSDRREDFRTEILGLVKAQMVKNTVIVPVGAKGGFVGKRLPDPSVDRDAWMAEGIACYKTFISGLLDITDNLVAGQVEPPKDVVRHDGDDTYLVVAADKGTATFSDIANDVAQSYGFWLGDAFASGGSAGYDHKGMGITARGAWESVKRHFRELGHDTQTEDFTVVGVGDMSGDVFGNGMLLSEHIRLIAAFDHRHIFLDPNPDAATSYAERRRLFELPRSSWEDYDTELLSAGGGIHPRTAKAIPITPQVRAALGIEKRVAKMTPADLMKTILKAPVDLLWNGGIGTYVKASTESHGDVGDKANDAIRVDGQDLRVKVVGEGGNLGLTQLGRIEFAANGGRINTDAIDNSAGVDTSDHEVNIKILLNALVTEGDLTLKQRNKLLAEMTDEVGALVLRNNYAQNVALANSVAQAPSLLHAHQRLMRRLGREGRLDRALEFLPTDRQIRERLSAGRGLSQPELAVLLAYVKITVADELIATGLPDDPYLQRLLHAYFPQALRERFPEYIDAHALRREIITTVLVNDTLNTAGTTFLHRMREESGASTEEVVRAQTAARAIFELNQVWDEVEALDTVVDAEIQTRMRLHSRRLVERGTRWLLNNRPQPLELAETIDFFGERVAAVRAQMPKLLRGSDIEWYQRIYDEITAAGVPEDLATRVAGFSSAFPTLDIVAIADRTGKEPLAVAEVYYDLADRLRISQLMDRIIELPRADRWQSMARVSIREDLYAAQAALTSDVLSVGNGGSTPEQRFKAWEEKNAAILQRARTTLDEIQSSETFDLANLSVAMRTMRTLLRTHS, translated from the coding sequence ATGCAGACCAAGCTGGACGAAGCCAAGGCCGAGTTGCTCGAACGGGCCGCCCGGGTCGCTGAGAACAGCCCTGCCGGTGGAAAACCGGTTCAGGGCCCAGGACCGGAGACCCTGACCGCATACCTCCAGCACTACTACCTGCACACGCCTCCGGAGGACCTCGCCGACCGCGACCCGGTCGACGTCTTCGGGGCGGCGCTCTCCCACTACCGGCTCGCCGAGGTGCGTCCGCAGGGCACGGCGAACGTCCGTGTGCACACCCCGACCGTCGAGGAGCACGGCTGGACCTGCAGCCACTCCGTGGTCGAGGTCGTCACCGACGACATGCCGTTCCTGGTCGACTCGGTCACCAATGAGCTCACCCGCCAGGGGCGCGGCATCCATGTCGTGATCCACCCGCAGGTGATCGTGCGCCGTGACATCACCGGCAAGCTGATCGAGCTGCTCGATGTCTCCCCGGACGGCCCGGCCAGGAAGAAGCTCCCGCACGACGCGGTCGTGGAGTCCTGGATCCATGTCGAGACCGACCGCGAGACCGACCGCGGCGATCTGAAGCAGATCACCACCGACCTCCTGCGCGTCCTGTCCGATGTCCGCGAGGCGGTCGAGGACTGGGAGAAGATGCGCGAGTCCGCGCTGCGCCTCGCCGAGGGCCTGCCGGACGAGCCCAAGGCCGCCGAGGTCCGCGAGGAGGAGGTCGAGGAGGCGCGGGAGCTGCTGCGCTGGCTCGCCGACGACCACTTCACCTTCATCGGCTTCCGCGAGTACGAGCTGACGCAGGTCCCCACCGAGGCCGGTGGCGAGGAGGACGTGCTGACCGCCGTGCCCGGCACCGGCCTGGGCATCCTCCGCTCCGATCCGCAGCACAAGGACAGCGACGAGAGCACCCACGGGGGCCCGGGGTCGCCGTCCTTCAACCGGCTTCCGGCCGACGCCCGCGCCAAGGCGCGTGAGCGCAAGCTGCTGGTGCTCACCAAGGCGAACAGCCGCGCCACCGTCCACCGCCCCTCGTACCTCGACTACATCGGCGTGAAGAAGTTCGACGCCGAGGGCAATGTGATCGGCGAGCGCCGCTTCCTGGGGCTGTTCTCCTCCGCCGCGTACACCGAGTCGGTGCGCCGGGTCCCGGTCATCCGCCGCAAGGTCGTCGAGGTGCTCGCGGGCGCGGGCTTCGCCCCCAACAGCCATGACGGCCGGGATCTGCTGCAGATCCTGGAGACGTACCCGCGTGATGAGCTGTTCCAGACCCCGGTCGACCAGCTCCGCTCGATCGTCACCAGCGTGCTCTACCTCCAGGAGCGCCGCCGGCTGCGGCTGTTCCTCCGCCAGGACGAGTACGGGCGCTACTACTCCGCGCTGGTCTACCTTCCGCGCGATCGTTTCACCACCGATGTGCGGCTGCGGCTGACCGACATCCTGCTGGAGGAGCTGAGCGGCCGTCCGCCGGTCGACTTCACCGCCCTGCACACCGAGTCGGTGCTCTCGCGGCTGCACTTCGTGGTGCGCCTCCAGCCCGGTACCGAGCTGCCCGACCTCACCGACGCCGATGTGGAACGGATCGAGAACCGGCTGATCGAGGCCGCCCGCTCCTGGGCCGACGGCTTCTCCGAGGCGCTGGTCTCCGAGGTCGGCGAGGAGCGCGCGGCGGAGCTGCTGCGCCGCTATCAGCACGCCTTCCCCGAGGGGTACAAGGCGGACCACACCCCGCGCGGCGCCGTGGCCGACCTCCAGCACCTGGAGCGGCTGAAGGACCGGGGCAAGGAATTCGGGCTCAGCCTCTACGAGCCGGTGGGCGCGGCCCACGCCGAGCGCCGCTTCAAGATCTACCGGGCGGGTGCCCAGATCTCGCTGTCCGCGGTGCTCCCGGTGCTCAACACCCTCGGTGTCGAGGTGGTCGACGAGCGCCCGTACGAGCTGCGCTGCTCGGACAAGAGCACCGCCTGGATCTACGACTTCGGGCTGCGGCTGCCCCTGCGCGAGGGCGAGGCGCTGGCCGACGACGCCCGTGAGCGCTTCCAGAACGCGTTCGCCGCGGTGTGGACCGGCCGGGCCGAGAGCGACAACTTCAACCAGCTGGTGCTGGGCGCCGGGCTGGACTGGCGGCAGGCGATGGTGCTGCGGGCCTACGCCAAGTACCTGCGGCAGGCCGGCTCCACCTTCAGCCAGTCGTACATGGAGGACACCCTCCGCAACAATGTGCACACCACCCGGCTGCTGGTCTCCCTCTTCGAGGCGCGGATGTCGCCGGAGCGGCAGCGGGCGGGCGTGGAGCTGACCGACGCCCTGCTGGAGGAGCTGGACGCGGCGCTGGACCAGGTGGCCTCGCTGGACGAGGACCGCATCCTGCGCTCGTTCCTCACCCTGATCAAGGCCACCCTCCGCACCAATCACTTCCAGATGAACGGGGACGGCAAGCCCCACGAGTATCTGTCGATCAAGCTGGACCCGCAGGCCGTGCCCGATCTGCCCGCGCCCCGCCCGGCGTACGAGATCTGGGTGTACTCGCCGCGGGTCGAGGGTGTGCATCTGCGGTTCGGCAAGGTCGCGCGCGGTGGTCTGCGCTGGTCCGACCGGCGTGAGGACTTCCGTACCGAGATCCTGGGCCTGGTCAAGGCGCAGATGGTGAAGAACACGGTCATCGTGCCGGTGGGCGCCAAGGGCGGCTTCGTCGGCAAGCGGCTGCCGGATCCGTCCGTCGACCGCGACGCCTGGATGGCCGAGGGCATCGCCTGCTACAAGACCTTCATCTCCGGTCTGCTCGACATCACCGACAACCTGGTCGCGGGCCAGGTCGAGCCGCCCAAGGACGTGGTCCGCCACGACGGGGACGACACCTATCTCGTCGTCGCCGCCGACAAGGGCACCGCGACCTTCTCCGACATCGCCAATGACGTGGCCCAGTCGTACGGCTTCTGGCTCGGCGACGCCTTCGCCTCCGGCGGCTCGGCCGGATACGACCACAAGGGCATGGGCATCACCGCCCGCGGCGCCTGGGAGTCGGTCAAGCGCCACTTCCGCGAGCTGGGCCATGACACCCAGACCGAGGACTTCACGGTCGTGGGCGTCGGCGACATGTCCGGTGACGTGTTCGGCAACGGCATGCTGCTCAGCGAGCACATCCGGCTGATCGCCGCCTTCGACCACCGGCACATCTTCCTGGACCCCAACCCGGACGCGGCCACCTCCTACGCCGAGCGCCGCCGCCTGTTCGAGCTGCCGCGCTCCTCGTGGGAGGACTACGACACCGAGCTGCTGTCGGCGGGCGGCGGCATCCACCCCCGTACCGCCAAGGCCATCCCAATCACCCCGCAGGTGCGGGCCGCGCTCGGCATCGAGAAGCGGGTCGCCAAGATGACCCCGGCCGATCTGATGAAGACGATCCTCAAGGCCCCGGTCGACCTGCTGTGGAACGGCGGCATCGGCACCTACGTCAAGGCGTCCACCGAATCCCACGGCGATGTCGGCGACAAGGCCAATGACGCGATCCGGGTGGACGGCCAGGACCTGCGGGTCAAGGTCGTCGGCGAGGGCGGCAACCTGGGCCTGACCCAGCTGGGCCGGATCGAGTTCGCCGCCAACGGCGGCCGGATCAACACCGACGCGATCGACAACAGCGCCGGTGTGGACACCTCCGACCACGAGGTGAACATCAAGATCCTGCTCAATGCCCTGGTCACCGAGGGCGACCTCACCCTCAAGCAGCGCAACAAGCTGCTCGCCGAGATGACCGACGAGGTCGGCGCGCTGGTGCTGCGCAACAACTACGCGCAGAACGTGGCCCTGGCCAACTCCGTCGCCCAGGCCCCCAGCCTGCTCCACGCCCACCAGCGGCTGATGCGCCGCCTGGGCCGCGAGGGCCGGCTGGACCGGGCGCTGGAGTTCCTGCCCACCGACCGCCAGATCCGCGAGCGGCTCTCGGCCGGGCGCGGTCTGAGCCAGCCCGAGCTGGCCGTGCTGCTCGCCTACGTCAAGATCACGGTGGCCGATGAGCTGATCGCCACCGGGCTGCCCGACGATCCGTATCTGCAGCGGCTGCTGCACGCCTACTTCCCGCAGGCGCTGCGCGAGCGGTTCCCCGAGTACATCGACGCTCACGCCCTGCGGCGCGAGATCATCACCACGGTGCTGGTCAACGACACGCTCAACACCGCCGGGACGACCTTCCTGCACCGGATGCGGGAGGAGAGCGGGGCCTCCACCGAGGAGGTCGTGCGCGCCCAGACCGCGGCCCGCGCGATCTTCGAGCTGAACCAGGTGTGGGACGAGGTCGAGGCGCTGGACACGGTCGTCGACGCCGAGATCCAGACCAGGATGCGGCTGCACTCGCGGCGGCTGGTCGAGCGCGGCACCCGCTGGCTGCTCAACAACCGGCCGCAGCCGCTGGAGCTCGCCGAGACCATCGACTTCTTCGGCGAGCGGGTCGCCGCGGTCCGGGCGCAGATGCCCAAGCTGCTGCGCGGCTCCGACATCGAGTGGTACCAGCGGATCTACGACGAGATCACCGCGGCGGGCGTCCCGGAGGACCTGGCCACCCGGGTGGCGGGCTTCTCCTCGGCCTTCCCGACGCTGGACATCGTCGCCATCGCGGACCGCACCGGCAAGGAGCCGCTGGCGGTCGCCGAGGTCTACTACGACCTGGCCGACCGGCTGCGGATCAGCCAGCTGATGGACCGGATCATCGAGCTGCCGCGCGCCGACCGGTGGCAGTCCATGGCCCGGGTCTCCATCCGCGAGGACCTGTACGCGGCCCAGGCCGCCCTGACCTCCGATGTGCTGTCGGTGGGCAACGGCGGCTCCACGCCCGAGCAGCGCTTCAAGGCGTGGGAGGAGAAGAACGCCGCGATCCTGCAGCGTGCGCGCACCACGCTCGATGAGATCCAGTCGTCGGAGACCTTCGACCTGGCGAATCTGTCGGTCGCGATGCGGACGATGCGGACGCTGCTGCGCACCCACAGCTGA
- a CDS encoding HAD family hydrolase, which yields MGKNHVTHLVWDWNGTLFHDIDAVISATNASFGEVGLPPITLERYRDLYCVPVPRFYERLMGRLPTDEEWVVMDEAFHRHYWALAESAGLAIGARQLLVEWQEAGLTQSLCSLAPHEHLVPLVRTHGIERHFVRVDGRVGQSNTGKAEQMMRHIAELEGVPPQRMVVIGDAVDDALAARHVGARAVLYTGGSHSRVSLEAAGVPVVDTLEEAVREAERMADE from the coding sequence ATGGGGAAGAACCACGTGACGCACCTGGTGTGGGACTGGAACGGCACGCTGTTCCACGACATCGACGCCGTGATCTCGGCGACGAACGCGTCGTTCGGGGAGGTCGGGCTGCCGCCGATCACCCTCGAGCGCTATCGCGACCTGTACTGCGTCCCGGTCCCGCGCTTCTATGAGCGGCTGATGGGGCGGCTGCCCACCGACGAGGAGTGGGTGGTCATGGACGAGGCGTTCCACCGGCACTATTGGGCGCTGGCCGAGAGCGCCGGGCTGGCGATCGGCGCCCGGCAGCTGCTCGTCGAGTGGCAGGAGGCGGGTCTCACCCAGTCGCTGTGCTCACTGGCCCCGCATGAGCATCTGGTCCCGCTGGTGCGGACGCATGGCATCGAGCGCCATTTCGTCCGGGTGGACGGCCGCGTCGGCCAGAGCAACACCGGCAAGGCCGAGCAGATGATGCGCCATATCGCCGAGCTCGAAGGGGTGCCCCCGCAGCGGATGGTGGTGATCGGGGACGCCGTGGACGACGCGCTGGCGGCGCGCCATGTGGGGGCGCGGGCCGTGCTCTACACGGGCGGTTCGCACAGCAGGGTCAGTCTGGAGGCGGCCGGGGTGCCGGTCGTGGACACGCTCGAGGAGGCCGTACGGGAGGCCGAGCGCATGGCCGACGAGTAG
- a CDS encoding GNAT family N-acetyltransferase, protein MEPVTLTTERLVLRPFRPIDTDAVFAACQDPDIQRWTAVPSPYERAHAEDFTGRICPENWRDDVTYDFAVVTKSDSILVGAMGLVRLTHLRTPRHQAELGYWTVREHRRRGYTDEAARAVIEWAFTRLGVERLEWSSEAGNEGSRAVALGVGFRMEGTDRARIVHQGTRRDAWRGALLPSDWGLPSTTPYLPSKASETSNAPQASEASGRASTAPSAV, encoded by the coding sequence ATGGAGCCCGTCACCCTCACCACCGAGCGTCTGGTCCTGCGCCCCTTCCGGCCCATCGACACGGACGCGGTCTTCGCAGCTTGTCAGGACCCGGACATCCAGCGATGGACCGCCGTGCCCTCTCCGTACGAACGCGCGCACGCGGAGGACTTCACCGGCCGGATCTGCCCGGAGAACTGGCGCGACGACGTGACCTACGACTTCGCGGTGGTCACCAAGAGTGACAGCATCCTCGTCGGCGCCATGGGCCTGGTGCGGCTGACCCATCTGCGCACTCCCAGGCACCAGGCCGAGCTCGGCTACTGGACGGTACGGGAGCACCGGCGGCGCGGCTATACGGACGAGGCGGCGCGGGCCGTGATCGAGTGGGCGTTCACCCGGCTGGGGGTGGAGCGCCTGGAGTGGAGCAGCGAGGCCGGGAACGAGGGCTCGCGGGCGGTCGCCCTCGGGGTGGGCTTCCGTATGGAGGGGACGGACCGCGCCCGGATCGTCCATCAGGGGACCCGGCGGGACGCCTGGCGGGGCGCGCTGCTGCCCTCCGACTGGGGACTGCCGTCGACGACGCCCTATCTGCCCTCCAAGGCGTCGGAGACGTCCAACGCACCTCAGGCCTCCGAGGCGTCCGGCCGGGCGTCCACGGCGCCGTCAGCGGTCTGA
- the secA gene encoding preprotein translocase subunit SecA — protein MSVLNKLMRAGEGKILRKLHRIADQVNSIEEDFLSLSDAELRALTDEYKQRYADGESLDDLMPEAFATVREAAKRVLGQRHYDVQLMGGAALHLGYVAEMKTGEGKTLVGTLPAYLNALSGEGVHLITVNDYLAERDSEWMGRVHRFLGLEVGCILANMTPAQRREQYACDITYGTNNEFGFDYLRDNMAWSQDELVQRGHNFAIVDEVDSILVDEARTPLIISGPADQATKWYGDFAKLVTRLSRGQAAEPQKGVEETGDYEVDEKKRTVGIHESGVTKVEDWLGIDNLYESVNTPLVGYLNNAIKAKELFKKDKDYVVMDGEVMIVDEHTGRILAGRRYNEGMHQAIEAKEAVEIKDENQTLATITLQNFFRLYDKLSGMTGTAMTEAAEFHQIYKLGVVPIPTHRPLARIDQSDLIYRTEVAKFDAVVDDIAEKHAKGQPVLVGTTSVEKSEYLSQQLAKRGVPHEVLNAKQHDREATIVAQAGRKGAVTVATNMAGRGTDIKLGGNPDDLAEAELRQRGLDPVEHSEEWAAALPAALEKAEAAVKAEFEEVKELGGLYVLGTERHESRRIDNQLRGRSGRQGDPGESRFYLSLGDDLMRLFKAQMVERVMAMANVPDDVPIENKMVTRAIASAQSQVEQQNFETRKNVLKYDEVLNRQREVIYGERRRVLEGEDLQDQVGHFMDDTIEAYVRAETVEGFAEEWDLDRLWSAFKQLYPVSVTVEELEDAAGDRAGITAEFIEESIRDDIHQQYEAREEQLGSEIMRELERRVVLSVLDRKWREHLYEMDYLQEGIGLRAMAQKDPLVEYQREGFDMFQAMMEGIKEESVGYLFNLEVQVEQQVEEVPVEAADEKVALAKDVEDAAVPAGAPAAPAAPAAGSSGRPEIRAKGLEAPQRPDRLHFSAPTVDGEGGVVEGDFPNGETPPAPRSESDGLTRAERRKAQKGRRRKK, from the coding sequence GTGTCCGTCCTCAACAAGCTCATGCGTGCAGGCGAAGGAAAGATCCTGCGCAAGCTGCACCGCATCGCGGACCAGGTCAATTCCATCGAAGAGGACTTCCTGTCCCTCTCCGACGCCGAGCTGCGCGCCCTCACCGACGAGTACAAGCAGCGGTACGCCGACGGTGAGAGCCTCGACGACCTCATGCCCGAAGCGTTCGCCACGGTGCGCGAGGCGGCCAAGCGGGTGCTCGGCCAGCGTCACTACGACGTCCAGCTGATGGGCGGCGCGGCGCTGCACCTCGGGTATGTCGCCGAGATGAAGACCGGTGAGGGCAAGACCCTGGTCGGCACTCTCCCGGCGTATCTGAACGCGCTGTCGGGCGAGGGCGTCCACCTCATCACGGTCAACGACTACCTGGCCGAGCGCGACTCCGAGTGGATGGGCCGGGTGCACCGGTTCCTCGGCCTGGAGGTCGGCTGCATCCTCGCCAACATGACCCCGGCGCAGCGCCGTGAGCAGTACGCGTGCGACATCACCTACGGCACCAACAACGAGTTCGGCTTCGACTATCTGCGCGACAACATGGCGTGGTCGCAGGACGAGCTGGTGCAGCGCGGGCACAACTTCGCGATCGTCGACGAGGTCGACTCCATCCTGGTGGACGAGGCCCGTACGCCGCTGATCATCTCCGGCCCGGCCGACCAGGCCACCAAGTGGTACGGCGACTTCGCCAAGCTGGTCACCCGGCTCAGCAGGGGCCAGGCCGCCGAGCCGCAGAAGGGCGTGGAGGAGACCGGGGACTACGAGGTCGACGAGAAGAAGCGCACCGTCGGCATCCATGAGTCCGGTGTCACCAAGGTCGAGGACTGGCTGGGGATCGACAACCTCTACGAGTCGGTCAACACCCCGCTGGTGGGCTACCTCAACAACGCGATCAAGGCCAAGGAGCTCTTCAAGAAGGACAAGGACTACGTCGTCATGGACGGCGAAGTCATGATCGTCGACGAACACACCGGCCGTATCCTCGCGGGCCGCCGCTACAACGAGGGCATGCACCAGGCCATCGAGGCGAAGGAAGCGGTGGAGATCAAGGACGAGAACCAGACGCTCGCCACGATCACCCTGCAGAACTTCTTCCGCCTCTACGACAAGCTCTCCGGCATGACCGGTACGGCGATGACCGAGGCCGCCGAGTTCCACCAGATCTACAAGCTCGGCGTGGTCCCGATCCCGACCCACCGCCCGCTGGCCCGCATCGACCAGTCCGACCTGATCTACCGCACCGAGGTCGCGAAGTTCGACGCGGTGGTCGACGACATCGCCGAGAAGCACGCCAAGGGCCAGCCCGTCCTGGTCGGCACCACCTCCGTGGAGAAGTCCGAGTACCTCTCCCAGCAGCTCGCCAAGCGCGGGGTGCCGCATGAGGTGCTCAACGCCAAGCAGCACGACCGGGAGGCGACGATCGTCGCCCAGGCCGGCCGTAAGGGCGCCGTGACGGTCGCGACCAACATGGCGGGCCGCGGTACCGACATCAAGCTCGGCGGCAACCCCGACGACCTCGCCGAGGCCGAGCTGCGCCAGCGCGGTCTGGACCCGGTGGAGCACTCCGAGGAGTGGGCCGCCGCGCTGCCCGCCGCCCTGGAGAAGGCCGAGGCCGCGGTCAAGGCCGAGTTCGAAGAGGTCAAGGAGCTCGGCGGGCTGTATGTGCTGGGCACCGAGCGCCATGAGTCGCGCCGGATCGACAACCAGCTCCGCGGCCGCTCCGGCCGTCAGGGAGACCCCGGCGAGTCCCGCTTCTACCTCTCGCTCGGCGACGACCTGATGCGGCTGTTCAAGGCGCAGATGGTCGAGCGCGTCATGGCGATGGCGAACGTCCCGGACGACGTCCCGATCGAGAACAAGATGGTCACGCGGGCCATCGCCTCCGCCCAGTCGCAGGTCGAGCAGCAGAACTTCGAGACCCGTAAGAACGTCCTGAAGTACGACGAGGTCCTGAACCGGCAGCGCGAGGTCATCTACGGCGAGCGCCGCCGCGTCCTGGAGGGCGAGGACCTGCAGGACCAGGTCGGCCACTTCATGGACGACACCATCGAGGCCTATGTGCGGGCGGAGACGGTCGAGGGCTTCGCCGAGGAGTGGGACCTGGACCGGCTGTGGAGCGCCTTCAAGCAGCTCTACCCGGTCAGCGTGACGGTCGAGGAGCTGGAGGACGCGGCCGGCGACCGCGCCGGGATCACCGCCGAGTTCATCGAAGAGTCCATCAGGGACGACATCCACCAGCAGTACGAAGCGCGTGAGGAGCAGCTCGGCTCCGAGATCATGCGTGAGCTGGAGCGGCGGGTCGTGCTCTCCGTCCTGGACCGCAAGTGGCGCGAGCACCTCTACGAGATGGACTACCTCCAGGAGGGCATCGGGCTGCGCGCGATGGCCCAGAAGGACCCGCTGGTCGAGTACCAGCGCGAGGGCTTCGACATGTTCCAGGCCATGATGGAGGGCATCAAGGAGGAGTCCGTCGGCTACCTGTTCAACCTGGAGGTCCAGGTCGAGCAGCAGGTCGAGGAGGTTCCGGTCGAGGCGGCGGACGAGAAGGTCGCCCTCGCGAAGGACGTGGAGGACGCTGCGGTGCCGGCGGGTGCGCCCGCGGCGCCGGCCGCGCCGGCCGCGGGTTCCTCGGGCCGCCCCGAGATCCGCGCCAAGGGCCTGGAGGCCCCGCAGCGGCCGGACCGGCTGCACTTCTCCGCCCCGACGGTGGACGGTGAGGGCGGTGTCGTCGAGGGCGACTTCCCCAACGGGGAGACGCCGCCGGCGCCGCGGTCGGAGTCCGACGGGTTGACGCGGGCGGAGCGGCGTAAGGCGCAGAAGGGGCGGCGCCGCAAGAAGTAG
- a CDS encoding DUF6912 family protein, with protein MRVYVPLTLSALAEAHKEGQLGPTPLTAYAVTPALREWYVSDDIEELEYAALSRAAQASLRLLAVDPQAPRRRVVVAVDVPDGQAVADPDRGLDQSALGEVRIKAAVPLAKAAAVHLDADDAERDIAAAADALGAADLGDDDAQFTVDGAEDHELLWYATQEIPNLIE; from the coding sequence ATGCGCGTCTACGTCCCCCTGACCCTCTCCGCTCTCGCCGAGGCGCACAAGGAGGGCCAACTGGGGCCGACGCCGTTGACGGCCTACGCGGTCACCCCCGCGCTCCGCGAGTGGTACGTGTCCGACGACATCGAGGAGCTGGAGTACGCGGCGCTGAGCCGGGCCGCGCAGGCCTCGCTGCGGCTGCTCGCCGTCGACCCGCAAGCGCCGCGCCGTCGGGTCGTGGTGGCCGTGGACGTGCCCGACGGGCAGGCGGTCGCCGATCCGGACCGGGGGCTGGACCAGTCCGCGCTGGGCGAGGTGCGGATCAAGGCCGCCGTACCGCTGGCGAAGGCCGCCGCCGTGCACCTGGACGCCGATGACGCCGAGCGCGACATCGCCGCGGCCGCCGACGCGCTGGGCGCGGCGGACCTCGGTGACGACGACGCGCAGTTCACCGTGGACGGCGCCGAGGACCATGAGCTGCTCTGGTACGCCACCCAGGAGATCCCCAATCTCATCGAGTGA
- a CDS encoding DJ-1/PfpI family protein, translated as MTAKILLVTGDAAESLEVLYPYQRLREEGYEVHIAAPTRKTLRLVVHDFEEGFDTYTEKPGYTLPADLAFSEVDPGQYGALVIPGGRAPEYLRNDPELRKICKAFFDADKPVAQICHGPLLTAAVGGLSGRRVTAYPALEPDMQAAGAEYQDAEVVVDGSLVSSRAWPDHPAWMREFLAVLRTKAPVV; from the coding sequence ATGACTGCGAAGATCCTTCTGGTGACCGGCGACGCGGCCGAATCCCTGGAGGTGCTCTACCCCTACCAGCGGCTGCGCGAGGAGGGGTACGAGGTCCATATCGCGGCCCCGACCCGCAAGACGCTGCGCCTCGTGGTCCATGACTTCGAGGAGGGCTTCGACACCTACACCGAGAAGCCGGGCTACACACTCCCCGCCGACCTCGCCTTCTCCGAGGTCGACCCGGGTCAGTACGGAGCCCTCGTGATCCCGGGCGGCCGGGCCCCGGAGTATCTGCGCAACGACCCCGAGCTGCGCAAGATCTGCAAGGCGTTCTTCGACGCGGACAAGCCGGTGGCGCAGATCTGCCACGGCCCGCTGCTGACGGCGGCCGTGGGCGGCCTGAGCGGGCGGCGGGTCACCGCGTATCCGGCGCTGGAGCCGGACATGCAGGCGGCGGGCGCGGAATACCAGGACGCGGAGGTCGTGGTCGACGGCTCGCTGGTCTCCTCACGGGCCTGGCCGGACCATCCGGCGTGGATGCGGGAGTTCCTGGCGGTGCTGCGGACGAAGGCGCCGGTGGTGTGA
- a CDS encoding Rv3235 family protein, with translation MPTTKTATAPHAPTAPHAPTASRAAAVSRTAAAAAACRQRDRLPRYWFANRLVLTLSGQRPVHTLLGHALPAAYDQLIELAPRAPLRPAGGRATAPVVRRCGEYQPRHGVIEAFARIASGDRLSALAFRLELGADARWRCAAIDLGPLAQAMSDGA, from the coding sequence TTGCCCACCACGAAAACCGCAACCGCACCCCACGCCCCCACCGCACCCCACGCCCCCACCGCATCCCGCGCCGCCGCCGTATCGCGCACTGCGGCCGCCGCCGCGGCGTGTCGGCAGCGAGACCGGTTGCCGCGCTACTGGTTCGCCAACCGGCTGGTGCTCACCCTCAGCGGTCAGCGCCCCGTCCACACCCTCCTCGGCCACGCCCTCCCCGCCGCCTACGACCAGCTGATCGAACTCGCCCCGCGCGCCCCGCTGCGCCCCGCCGGAGGGCGCGCCACAGCGCCCGTCGTGCGGCGCTGTGGCGAGTACCAGCCCCGGCACGGGGTTATCGAGGCGTTCGCCCGGATCGCCTCCGGAGACCGGCTCAGCGCGCTCGCATTCCGGCTGGAACTCGGCGCCGACGCCCGCTGGCGCTGCGCCGCCATCGATCTCGGCCCACTCGCCCAGGCAATGTCCGACGGAGCGTGA